The segment GTTCCAGAAGAGAAGAAAGAAATCCTATCTAATGCAGTCCAAGAAGTAGATAAGATTCAAAAAATTTATCGAAGAGGTCTTATTTCAGATGAAGAAAGATATGAAAAAGTTATTAGTACGTGGACTAAGGCAACAGAGGATGTAACCAATGCTTTAATGAATAATTTGGATTCTTTAAATCCAATCAATATGATGGCCGCGTCTGGAGCAAGAGGTAGTAAGAACCAGATTAGACAATTGGCTGGAATGAGAGGACTTATGGCAAATCCATCTGGTAGAATTATTGAATTGCCCATTCGTTCAAATTTTCGAGAAGGATTAAATGTGTTAGAGTTCTTTATTTCTACCCATGGAGCTAGAAAAGGGCTTGCAGATACTGCTCTTAGAACAGCTGATTCGGGATATTTAACAAGAAGATTGGTAGATGTTAGTCAAGATGTTATTGTTCGACAAGAAGATTGTGGAACGACTCAAGGATATAGAGTAACAGATATCAAAAGTGGCAGTGAAGTTATCGAGAGTTTATTGGATCGTATAGAAGGCAGATATGCTTTTGAAGATGTAAAACATCCAGAAACGGGAGAAATTCTTGTAAAGAAAAATGAGTTGATAACTTATGATATTGCTGAAAAAATTGTATCTGCTGGAGTTGAGTCTGTTATGATACGAACCGTGTTTAATTGCCAATCTAAACATGGAGTTTGTGCAAAATGTTATGGATTAGATTTAGCAACTGGCCAAAAGGTACAGATAGGAGAAGCAGTAGGAATTATAGCAGCTCAGGCCATAGGAGAACCTGGAACTCAGCTAACTATGCGTACTTTCCATACTGGTGGAGTTGCAGGTGCAGATATTACGCAAGGTTTACCAAGAGTAGAAGAATTATTTGAAGCTCGTAAGCCTAAGGGATTAGCTATTATTTCAGAAATTGCTGGTACAGTACAGATGAAAGAGACTAAGAAAAGAAGAGAAGTTATAGTAGTAGGAGAAGATGGAGAAACCAAAACTTACTTAATTCCTTATGGTTCAAGATTAAAGGTATATGAAGGGGATGTAATAGAAGCAGGGGATGAAATTACAGAAGGATCTGTTAATCCCCATGATATTTTAAATATTAAGGGAATACATGGTGTACAACAGTATATTTTAAAAGAGGTGCAAATGGTATACCGCCTTCAAGGGGTAGATATAAGTGATAAGCATATAGAAGTTATTGTAAGACAAATGTTAAGAAAAGTGAAAGTGGAACAGCCAGGAGATACCGATTTGCTTCCAGGTAGTCTAGTAGATATTTTTAGTTTTGAAGAAGAGAATCAGAAAGTAGAAGAATTAAGTGGTGAACCTGCTACTGCTCAAAGAGTTTTATTAGGGATTACCAAAGCGTCTCTTGCTACTGAATCTTTCTTATCTGCGGCTTCTTTCCAAGAAACAACGAGAGTATTAACAGATGCAGCAATTAAAGCAAAAATAGATCCATTAATAGGATTAAAAGAAAATGTAATTATTGGAAAACTGATTCCTGCAGGAACCGGAATGTCTCAATATAGAAATCTCAAATTAATAGGGACACAAGAAATAGAACAAGATGAATTAGAAAATATAGAAACCAATATAATAAGTTCGGATGAAATTGGAAAAGAGGATAATAATAATTAAAGGTTGACAGTAGCTGGCCTAGATGCTAAAATAATCAAGGTATCTAAAATTATAGGCATAGTTTTCGATATTTTCTTCATAAAGGAGGAAAAGATATAATGCTAAATAAACTTGGTTGTTCTAAAAATAGAGTGGTAGGTTTTAAACAAACTCGGAAAGCTATTCAAGAAGGCAGAGCAAAAGTAGTATTTTTAGCCAAAGATGTAGAAAAAAACTTATTGGAGAAAATCGAAGAATTGTGCAAGATAAATAATGTGGAATTAATTTATATAACAACTATGAAGGAGCTAGGGAAAGCTTGTAATATTGATGTAAAAGCTGCTTGTGCTGCTTTAATATATGATAAATAATTATAAAAAGTTAGTAGTATAACTAAGGGAATAAACTTGCCATCCTACTCACAATAATTATTAGTGGGTAGGCAAGTTTTTCTATATATAGCTAGTTCTAAAAGGAGGTGCAAGAATGCCAACCATTAATCAATTAGTAAGAAAAGGTAGAAAACAGCTTGAAGAGAAATCAGACTCTCCAGCATTAAAGGGAAGTCCACAAAAAAGAGGAGTTTGTACTGCGGTAAAAACAACTACTCCCAAAAAACCAAACTCTGCTCTTAGAAAAGTTGCAAGAGTGAGATTAACTAATGGAATTGAAGTTACTTCTTATATTCCAGGAATTGGTCATAATTTGCAAGAGCATAGTGTTGTACTAATTCGTGGAGGAAGAGTAAAAGACTTACCAGGGGTACGTTATCATATTGTACGTGGGACTCTAGATACAGCTGGAGTGCAAGATAGAAAGCAAGCTCGTTCAAAGTACGGTACAAAAAAATCAAAAAAATAGTGCTATAACTATGTATGAAATGTAGTATCAAAGATACATTTATACATGATAATATATAGGAAAGCACAACGGCGGGAATAATCATCCGTCGAGTACCGATGAATAATTTTATTTATTAAGGAGGGAAGTAAAGTGCCAAGAAAAGGACCTGTGCCCAAAAGAGAAGTATTATCAGATCCAATTTATAATAGTGTTTTAGTTACAAAACTTATTAATAATGTTATGCTTGATGGGAAAAGAGGAATCGCTCAAAAAATTGTTTATGGAGCTTTTGATATTATAGCTGAAAAAACGGGAAGAGATGCTTTAGATGTCTTTGAAGAAGCATTAAATAATATTATGCCCGTTTTAGAAGTAAAGGCAAGACGTGTAGGAGGAGCAACTTATCAAGTACCTATGGAAGTAAGACCTGATAGAAGACAAGCATTGGGATTAAGATGGCTTACCAATTATGCCAGATTAAGAGGAGAAAAAACTATGACAGAACGTCTAGCTAATGAAATTTTAGATGCATTAAATAATACTGGTGGAGCAGTAAAGAAAAAAGAAGATGTGCATAGGATGGCTGAAGCAAACAAAGCTTTTGCTCATTATAGATGGTAGAATGAAAATGTAGTAGAAAGGAGGAGAAAGTTCTATGCCTAGACAATTTTCCCTAGAAAGAACAAGAAATATAGGAATTATGGCACATATTGATGCTGGAAAAACCACAGCTACTGAGCGTATTCTTTATTATACGGGGCGTATTCATAAAATTGGGGAAACTCATGAAGGTGCTGCAACAATGGACTGGATGGAACAAGAACAAGAGAGAGGAATCACCATTACTTCTGCAGCAACTACTGCCCAATGGAAAGACCATAGAATTAATATTATAGATACACCAGGTCACGTGGATTTTACTGTAGAAGTAGAACGTTCTTTGCGGGTACTAGATGGTTCAGTTGCTATACTTGATGCTCAATCCGGTGTAGAGCCTCAAACAGAAACTGTTTGGCGTCAAGCAACAACTTATGGAGTTCCTCGTATTGTTTTTGTAAATAAAATGGATAAAATGGGTGCAAACTTTTTGTACTCTGTAGATACACTACATGATAGATTGCAAGCAAATGCTCATGCAATTCAATTGCCAATTGGTGCGGAGGATGATTTTAGAGGAATCATTGATTTAGTGAAAATGAAAGCTTATATTTACAAAGATGATCTTGGAACTCGTATAGATGAAGAAGAGATTCCAGCTGAATATCAAGAAAAAACAGAAGAATATCGAACAAAATTATTAGAAGCAGTAGCAGAAACTGATGAAGATTTTATGATGAAATATCTTGAAGGAGAGGAAATATCTGAAGAAGAGTTAAAAGCAGCCATTCGAAAAGCAACATTAAATGTTGAATTTTTTCCTGTTCTTTGTGGTTCTGCTTTTAAAAATAAAGGGATTCAATTGCTTTTAGATGCTGTAGTTGATTATCTTCCATCTCCAGTAGATGTGCCTTCTATTAAGGGAGTAAATCCAGATACACAAGAAGAAGATGAACGTCATCCAAGTGATGAAGAGCCATTTTCTGCTTTGGCTTTTAAAGTAATGTCAGATCCTTACGTAGGGCGTTTGACTTTCTTTCGCGTCTATTCTGGAATTTTACATTCTGGTTCTTATGTTTTAAACAGTACAAAAGGTAAGCGAGAGCGTGTTGGGCGTATTTTACAGATGCACTCAAATCATAGAGAAGAAATTTCTGAAGTATATGCTGGAGATATTGCAGCAGCTATAGGGTTAAAGGATACTACAACGGGAGATACTCTTTGTGACGAAAATCATAAAATTATTTTAGAATCAATGGAGTTTCCAGAACCTGTTATCTCTGTTGCAATTGAACCTAAGACAAAGGCTGGACAAGAAAAAATGGGAATTGCTTTACAAAAATTAGCGGAAGAAGATCCAACCTTTAGAACACATACAGATGAAGAAACAGGGCAAACTATTATTTCAGGAATGGGAGAACTTCATTTAGATATTATTGTAGATCGTTTATTGAGAGAATTTAAAGTAGAAGCCAATGTAGGCAAACCACAAGTTGCTTATAAGGAAACCATAAAGAAGACTGCAAAAGCGGAAGTAAAATATGCTCGCCAATCTGGTGGACGTGGTCAATATGGACATGTACTTATACAACTGGAACCTCAAGAACCAGGAAAAGGATACGAATTTGTTAATAAAATTACTGGAGGCGTAATCCCTAAAGAGTATATTGAACCGGTAAATCAAGGAATTCGAGAAGCAATGGAAAATGGCGTGGTTGCAGGATATCCTGTATTGGATATAAAAGTTATTCTTTATGATGGTTCATATCATGAAGTAGACTCTTCTGAAATGGCATTTAAAATAGCTGGTTCAATGGCATTTAAAGAAGGAATGAAGAAGGCAGATCCTGTATTATTAGAGCCTGTTTTCAAGGTAGAAGTAGTAGTACCTGAGGAATACATGGGAGATGT is part of the Garciella nitratireducens DSM 15102 genome and harbors:
- the fusA gene encoding elongation factor G; this encodes MPRQFSLERTRNIGIMAHIDAGKTTATERILYYTGRIHKIGETHEGAATMDWMEQEQERGITITSAATTAQWKDHRINIIDTPGHVDFTVEVERSLRVLDGSVAILDAQSGVEPQTETVWRQATTYGVPRIVFVNKMDKMGANFLYSVDTLHDRLQANAHAIQLPIGAEDDFRGIIDLVKMKAYIYKDDLGTRIDEEEIPAEYQEKTEEYRTKLLEAVAETDEDFMMKYLEGEEISEEELKAAIRKATLNVEFFPVLCGSAFKNKGIQLLLDAVVDYLPSPVDVPSIKGVNPDTQEEDERHPSDEEPFSALAFKVMSDPYVGRLTFFRVYSGILHSGSYVLNSTKGKRERVGRILQMHSNHREEISEVYAGDIAAAIGLKDTTTGDTLCDENHKIILESMEFPEPVISVAIEPKTKAGQEKMGIALQKLAEEDPTFRTHTDEETGQTIISGMGELHLDIIVDRLLREFKVEANVGKPQVAYKETIKKTAKAEVKYARQSGGRGQYGHVLIQLEPQEPGKGYEFVNKITGGVIPKEYIEPVNQGIREAMENGVVAGYPVLDIKVILYDGSYHEVDSSEMAFKIAGSMAFKEGMKKADPVLLEPVFKVEVVVPEEYMGDVIGDINARRGKIEGMEPRAGAQVIRGYVPLSEMFGYATDLRSKTQGRGSYTMQFDHYEEVPKNIAQEIIDGKAK
- the rpsG gene encoding 30S ribosomal protein S7, producing the protein MPRKGPVPKREVLSDPIYNSVLVTKLINNVMLDGKRGIAQKIVYGAFDIIAEKTGRDALDVFEEALNNIMPVLEVKARRVGGATYQVPMEVRPDRRQALGLRWLTNYARLRGEKTMTERLANEILDALNNTGGAVKKKEDVHRMAEANKAFAHYRW
- a CDS encoding ribosomal L7Ae/L30e/S12e/Gadd45 family protein; translation: MLNKLGCSKNRVVGFKQTRKAIQEGRAKVVFLAKDVEKNLLEKIEELCKINNVELIYITTMKELGKACNIDVKAACAALIYDK
- the rpsL gene encoding 30S ribosomal protein S12, which gives rise to MPTINQLVRKGRKQLEEKSDSPALKGSPQKRGVCTAVKTTTPKKPNSALRKVARVRLTNGIEVTSYIPGIGHNLQEHSVVLIRGGRVKDLPGVRYHIVRGTLDTAGVQDRKQARSKYGTKKSKK